The sequence TTTATTTGTTTTGTGATGCTTTAATGATATTGAATTTCTTGCCAATTGGTAGAAATACAAATCCGAAGTGAGCGTTTAAAAGAGCAGCAGCACTTCCATAAAAAGCCAGGATTGAAACAATTAGTTCAGCAATTGCTGCAACATTATGGAAAAATTCTGGTAAAAATCCTAATGTAGAAAGTGATAAACCAAGGAATAAAAAGTTAATGAAGAAGAAAATAAAGAATAATACTTTATTTGTTTCTAAGGCACCGATTGTCATAAAGAGCGTAAAAATCAGGTAACCAACAAAGGCAAAACCAATTTGTTTAGGATCATAGCTGACTTGTAGTGCATTACCAAAAACACCACTTTGAATCATCCAACTGAAAGCAGTCGCAATCCAGAAAAGACCATATCCGAAAAAGGCAGTTGCACCAAAAACGTTTTTAACTTTTGCATCGTAAAACGCTGCGATTATTTGACCGATACCACCAAGGATAACTGCCCAAGAAATAACACCGCTGACACTTTCTGTCCAACCTAATTTTTGTGAAGAGGCAACCAAGGTTACAATTGCTAGTCCGAAAAGTCCAATCGCAGTTGGATCAATTCCGCTGTGTTTAACATGTACTTCGTTTTTCATTTTAAATCTCCTATCAGTATATAATAACAACCTTTTAATAGTACCATTTATTCAACCGGAAATATATAGTAATATATTAGTAACTAGTTTTATGTTCAGTAAAAAAAGCGCTAATCATAGTAATGGTTAGGTGTTTTTTATCTTTCATGCTTTTTTATATGTTTGATAGTGTAATACTCCTTACTTATTAGAATGTATACACGTTTCTAATGAAACAATTACAATACAAAAGATATTGAGTACTAATTACAATTAACTTTTTCAAAAATACTGTATAATCATTATATAATTGATGATGGAAGTTTAACTGTTTAAAATTGCCTTTTGATAATGACTTAAAATCATTTTATGTAACTACGGTGCCAAAGGTGTGATTTATAAAAAGTGGGTGACTGATATAAACGCCACATCAAAAGTAACGTTAACTAAGGTGAGTGTTTTATAGAAGTATTTTCTTGGATTTTGTCGATGTTACGACGATTAAGGATGAACTGCCAACAGACGCGTTCAACCAATTGTCAAGGGTATCGTTGACTGTTATACTGAGGAGGAAGTTAAATTAGTGTAGTTTGAGAGGACGATGAGGATGAAACTGAATTTTGAAGCTAAAAACCTGATTAAGGCACGAGTGCTTTTGCAAACATTAATATTTATGGCAGCTTATTATATTATTGCCCAATATCAAGGGAAATTTAGTTGGGGTTACTTTGCATTGATTTCCTTCTTAGTATGGTCGGTATTTGCTTTCACACCAAAAAAAGATCGATCAGAAAACAAACCAAAATAACTGGGTAATAACGTATTAACACATAGGAGGCTAGGATGATGGAAAAACATGAACATGCGTTAGAGTGCATGTCTGAAAGTAAAAAGGATGCCATCCAGAAAAGGCTTCGACGTGTAGAAGGACAGGCACGAGGAATACAAAAAATGGTTGAAGAAGATCGTTATTGTATTGATATAATCACACAGATTTCAGCAGCTAATGCGGCACTAAAAAAAGTATCATTAGAATTGTTAGAGCACCATACGGAACATTGTATGGCAAAAGCAGTCAAAGATGGTAATGTTGAAGGTATGAGTGCTGATATCATGAAAGTAGTTAATCAAATTAACCGTATATAATATATAGAACTGATTGAAGGAGTAGTGAATAACATGACAGAAGATTCCGCAAATAAACAACCAGAAAAACAACCAGAAAAACAACCAGAGAAACAGCCGAAAATGCTTGTAATTCGTCGCCGTTCGCTTGTATTGGCCCTCATCAGCCTTTTTGTTGTAGGTGCGCTTGTGATGGGTATTTTCTCAGTGACATATTTCAATACTAAGAGCAGTAATAACAATGGAACAAAGGCAGGTTCAGACAACGCCTCATTTGAAAAAATTTATGAAGTATATGATAATATTACCGCCAATTATTATAAAAAAGTTGATTCACAAAAACTAATTGATGGTGCAATTTCAGGTATGTTAGATTCATTAGATGATCCCTATACAACATACATGAATCAGGAAGAAACCAAAGGCTTTAAGAGCGATATTTCTTCATCGTTTGAAGGTATCGGCGTCGAAGTCCAAATGACAGATAAAACACTCACTGTCGTATCACCTATTAGTGGCGCACCAGCAGAAAAAGCAGGCTTGAAGCCCAATGATCAAATTTTAGAAGTTGATGGTAAATCAATTCAAGGTAAAACATTGTCTGAAGCAACAAATAAAATTCGTGGTGAAAAAGGGACACGAGTATTATTAACCATTCAACGTCCAGGAGAATCGGAAACACGTAAAGTGAGTATCAAACGTGACACAATTCCAATTGAAACAGTGAGCACAAAAATGTTAGATAATAAAATTGGTCATATTAGTATCACAAGTTTCTCTTCACATACACACGAAGAAGTTTTAGAAGGTCTTAAAAAGTTAGATAAAGAAGGTATGAAAGGGCTTGTTGTAGATGTCCGACAAAACCCAGGTGGTTTGTTAGACCAAGCAATTGATATTGCGAGTCTCTTCATTGAAGATGGAAAACCAGTTGTTTCGATTGAAAATAGAGCAGGGCAAAAAGAAGTCTACAAAGCGGATTCATCGAAAGATGGTGATTTCAAAGTAAAAGTACCTGTCACTGTTTTAACAGATAAAGGAAGTGCTAGTGCTTCTGAAATTCTAGCAGGTGCTTTAAAAGAATCAGCAGGCTCAACATTGGTTGGTAATACAACCTATGGTAAAGGCGTTATGCAAACAGCTGGTGAGTTGGATGATCAGTCAGAAGTGAAATTAACAACAGCAAAATGGTTAACCCCCGATGGCAACTGGATC comes from Brochothrix thermosphacta DSM 20171 = FSL F6-1036 and encodes:
- a CDS encoding S41 family peptidase; the protein is MTEDSANKQPEKQPEKQPEKQPKMLVIRRRSLVLALISLFVVGALVMGIFSVTYFNTKSSNNNGTKAGSDNASFEKIYEVYDNITANYYKKVDSQKLIDGAISGMLDSLDDPYTTYMNQEETKGFKSDISSSFEGIGVEVQMTDKTLTVVSPISGAPAEKAGLKPNDQILEVDGKSIQGKTLSEATNKIRGEKGTRVLLTIQRPGESETRKVSIKRDTIPIETVSTKMLDNKIGHISITSFSSHTHEEVLEGLKKLDKEGMKGLVVDVRQNPGGLLDQAIDIASLFIEDGKPVVSIENRAGQKEVYKADSSKDGDFKVKVPVTVLTDKGSASASEILAGALKESAGSTLVGNTTYGKGVMQTAGELDDQSEVKLTTAKWLTPDGNWINKKGIKPDVKVDAPKYANISLYDVTKTYQSGDVSSAVQSIQQMLNVFGADLKQAKGSFDDATVAAVKAFQAEHKLPETGKVDTKTSTVLITELQEKLSSNDTQLKKAQEVTATKVKK
- a CDS encoding acetate uptake transporter, with translation MKNEVHVKHSGIDPTAIGLFGLAIVTLVASSQKLGWTESVSGVISWAVILGGIGQIIAAFYDAKVKNVFGATAFFGYGLFWIATAFSWMIQSGVFGNALQVSYDPKQIGFAFVGYLIFTLFMTIGALETNKVLFFIFFFINFLFLGLSLSTLGFLPEFFHNVAAIAELIVSILAFYGSAAALLNAHFGFVFLPIGKKFNIIKASQNK
- a CDS encoding metal-sensitive transcriptional regulator, whose translation is MMEKHEHALECMSESKKDAIQKRLRRVEGQARGIQKMVEEDRYCIDIITQISAANAALKKVSLELLEHHTEHCMAKAVKDGNVEGMSADIMKVVNQINRI